The following coding sequences are from one Diospyros lotus cultivar Yz01 chromosome 7, ASM1463336v1, whole genome shotgun sequence window:
- the LOC127806865 gene encoding uncharacterized protein LOC127806865 isoform X2, with the protein MPSEKDSTCCFPRTTPLSAKGYVRSSSSAVCKFCDLDKVGRPISTSIYFLLPSGSVSHLHRIPCAETWHFYMGEPITVVEMNDKDGSVKLTCLGPDPIGANQQLQYTVPPNVWFGAYPTLDMDISAESVARKNAPRDAENHFSLVGCTCAPAFQFEDFELAQRSELISSFPKYGSLVNLLTFAE; encoded by the exons ATGCCATCTGAAAAGGATAGCACCTGTTGTTTTCCTCGTACAACTCCACTGTCTGCAAAAGGTTATGTCAGGTCCTCCTCCTCCGCTGTCTGCAAATTCTGTGATCTAG ATAAGGTTGGTCGTCCTATCAGTACTAGCATATATTTTTTGCTACCTTCTGGGAGCGTATCGCACCTCCATCGTATACCATGCGCAGAAACCTGGCACTTCTATATGGGAGAACCTATTACG GTAGTGGAAATGAATGATAAAGATGGTAGTGTGAAGTTAACATGCCTTGGACCTGATCCAATTGGAGCAAACCAGCAACTGCAGTACACAGTGCCCCCCAATGTGTGGTTTGGTGCATATCCAACACTGGACATGGACATTTCTGCTGAAAGTGTAGCAAGAAAAAATGCACCTAGAGATGCTGAGAACCACTTTTCCCTTGTGGGATGTACTTGTGCCCCGGCCTTTCAGTTCGAGGATTTTGAGCTGGCACAACGATCTGAGCTAATTTCAAGCTTTCCCAAATATGGTTCCCTGGTTAATTTACTCACTTTTGCCGAGTGA
- the LOC127806865 gene encoding uncharacterized protein LOC127806865 isoform X3 has translation MCSATASQIVAKLNLKPHPEDKVGRPISTSIYFLLPSGSVSHLHRIPCAETWHFYMGEPITVVEMNDKDGSVKLTCLGPDPIGANQQLQYTVPPNVWFGAYPTLDMDISAESVARKNAPRDAENHFSLVGCTCAPAFQFEDFELAQRSELISSFPKYGSLVNLLTFAE, from the exons ATGTGCTCAGCAACGGCGTCGCAGATTGTTGCAAAATTGAATCTGAAGCCGCATCCAGAAG ATAAGGTTGGTCGTCCTATCAGTACTAGCATATATTTTTTGCTACCTTCTGGGAGCGTATCGCACCTCCATCGTATACCATGCGCAGAAACCTGGCACTTCTATATGGGAGAACCTATTACG GTAGTGGAAATGAATGATAAAGATGGTAGTGTGAAGTTAACATGCCTTGGACCTGATCCAATTGGAGCAAACCAGCAACTGCAGTACACAGTGCCCCCCAATGTGTGGTTTGGTGCATATCCAACACTGGACATGGACATTTCTGCTGAAAGTGTAGCAAGAAAAAATGCACCTAGAGATGCTGAGAACCACTTTTCCCTTGTGGGATGTACTTGTGCCCCGGCCTTTCAGTTCGAGGATTTTGAGCTGGCACAACGATCTGAGCTAATTTCAAGCTTTCCCAAATATGGTTCCCTGGTTAATTTACTCACTTTTGCCGAGTGA
- the LOC127806865 gene encoding uncharacterized protein LOC127806865 isoform X1, whose translation MCSATASQIVAKLNLKPHPEGGFYWETLRDTSVVLLKPQLPSQYKVGRPISTSIYFLLPSGSVSHLHRIPCAETWHFYMGEPITVVEMNDKDGSVKLTCLGPDPIGANQQLQYTVPPNVWFGAYPTLDMDISAESVARKNAPRDAENHFSLVGCTCAPAFQFEDFELAQRSELISSFPKYGSLVNLLTFAE comes from the exons ATGTGCTCAGCAACGGCGTCGCAGATTGTTGCAAAATTGAATCTGAAGCCGCATCCAGAAGGTGGGTTTTACTGGGAAACGCTCAGGGATACTTCCGTCGTCCTCCTCAAACCTCAGCTTCCTTCCCAGT ATAAGGTTGGTCGTCCTATCAGTACTAGCATATATTTTTTGCTACCTTCTGGGAGCGTATCGCACCTCCATCGTATACCATGCGCAGAAACCTGGCACTTCTATATGGGAGAACCTATTACG GTAGTGGAAATGAATGATAAAGATGGTAGTGTGAAGTTAACATGCCTTGGACCTGATCCAATTGGAGCAAACCAGCAACTGCAGTACACAGTGCCCCCCAATGTGTGGTTTGGTGCATATCCAACACTGGACATGGACATTTCTGCTGAAAGTGTAGCAAGAAAAAATGCACCTAGAGATGCTGAGAACCACTTTTCCCTTGTGGGATGTACTTGTGCCCCGGCCTTTCAGTTCGAGGATTTTGAGCTGGCACAACGATCTGAGCTAATTTCAAGCTTTCCCAAATATGGTTCCCTGGTTAATTTACTCACTTTTGCCGAGTGA